The Burkholderia mayonis genome window below encodes:
- a CDS encoding RNA polymerase sigma factor has product MKGVDAHSYVGNHMRTRDSAHEAELKQIAALPEEQLLRRIQLDHTEVGHVPSEVLATIVRTHFGRAAGVIAAAVAMLNRRIQLIVGKRWQGAKDRPEVERRGGQAFTDAIDYIWLKFFEDKAPLSNAEVRFGVFVRDRLDDFLRHLRTEMNSMDSVDGMQEAHEGAAILEGLEDPDGESPEEALEKKQLSAAAVKALMNLPRQERDAFYFRAELRYEWKQVAQLLRCSVPTARSR; this is encoded by the coding sequence ATGAAAGGGGTCGATGCACACAGCTATGTAGGAAACCATATGCGAACTCGCGACTCGGCCCATGAGGCCGAACTGAAACAGATTGCGGCTCTCCCGGAAGAGCAACTGCTACGCCGCATCCAGCTGGACCACACCGAGGTCGGGCATGTCCCGTCCGAGGTGCTCGCCACCATCGTGCGCACGCACTTCGGACGGGCGGCGGGGGTGATCGCGGCTGCGGTGGCGATGCTCAATCGGCGGATCCAGCTGATCGTTGGCAAGCGCTGGCAGGGAGCGAAGGATCGGCCGGAGGTTGAGCGCCGGGGCGGTCAAGCGTTCACTGATGCTATTGACTACATTTGGCTCAAGTTCTTCGAGGACAAAGCGCCTCTGTCGAACGCGGAAGTCCGCTTCGGCGTATTCGTGCGAGACCGATTGGACGATTTTTTGCGCCACCTGCGCACCGAAATGAATAGTATGGACTCGGTGGATGGCATGCAGGAGGCTCACGAAGGCGCCGCGATTCTCGAAGGGCTTGAGGATCCGGATGGAGAGTCGCCCGAAGAAGCGCTGGAGAAAAAGCAGCTCAGCGCTGCGGCCGTTAAGGCTTTGATGAACCTGCCAAGACAGGAACGAGATGCCTTCTACTTCCGTGCCGAGCTGAGGTACGAGTGGAAGCAGGTCGCCCAGCTACTACGATGCTCGGTGCCCACGGCACGCAGTCGCTAA
- a CDS encoding group II truncated hemoglobin, whose product MTDVTDDAPSQPTAFERVGGEARVRELVDRFYDLMDLEPEFAGIRALHPPTLDGSRDKLFWFLCGWLGGPDHYIERFGHPRLRARHLPFPIASSERDQWLRCIAWAMEDAGLDEPLRERLMHSFYDTADWMVNRR is encoded by the coding sequence ATGACCGATGTAACCGATGACGCGCCGTCGCAGCCGACGGCATTCGAACGCGTGGGCGGCGAGGCGCGCGTGCGCGAGCTCGTCGACCGTTTCTACGACCTGATGGATCTCGAGCCCGAATTCGCCGGGATTCGCGCGCTGCATCCGCCGACGCTCGACGGCTCGCGCGACAAGCTGTTCTGGTTCCTGTGCGGCTGGCTCGGCGGCCCCGATCACTACATCGAGCGCTTCGGCCATCCGCGGCTGCGCGCGCGGCATCTGCCGTTTCCGATCGCGTCGTCCGAGCGCGACCAGTGGCTGCGCTGCATCGCGTGGGCGATGGAGGACGCAGGGCTCGACGAGCCGCTGCGCGAGCGGCTGATGCACTCGTTCTACGACACGGCCGACTGGATGGTCAACCGACGTTAG
- a CDS encoding ABC transporter permease, whose translation MTAAGKTMPAGRRFGLVDLLRQAGRMTLRDWRAGELTLVALALVLAVAALTSVGFLADRLRQGLERDARRMLGADFVVRADHPVDPAFALEARALGLSSATTAIFPSMVGAPNPPAAESGANGMPPVRLAAVKAVSAGYPLRGAVEIAPDANARGRPAGSIPVPGTVWVDPSLLDALHLKVGDALRVGGRTFTVGAAITRELDRGFSFVNFSPRVMLRADELESTGLTGYGSRVTYRLLVAGDDAAVERFASYAHARVDGGKLRGVALESLQEGQPQVRQTLDRARHFLTLVALLTALLAAVAIAMSAQRYMRRHLDGCAAMRCLGASHRTLTALFAIEFVLLGVVGGVAGAALGYVGHLVLLRALGSLIDVVLPPPSVWPAAIGVATGLVLLLGFALPPLAPLTRVPPVRVLRREWGDAGRVAWVGYAAGVALFAALLIAAAGNPALGLIVAGGFAGSLVLFALVARLALFAAARLVRDGRVAAGLGWRYALASLDRRGAASALQITALALGLMCLLLIAITRNDLVAGWRQSTPPDAPNQFLIDIQPDQRDDVVRYLAANGIANPALSPMVRGRLLSVNGKPVNPDDYKSDDARRLVDREFNLSYTTQLPGDNRVVAGDWFGAADAPQISIEAGLAKTLGVKLGDTLRFDVTGLTVDAPVTSVRKLDWGTFRVNFFVLMPPPALRDFPATYITSFHLPFARQRVLDGLIAQYPNLTAIDVAPILAQLERVLLQVIGAVQFLFGFTLAAGVLVLYTALAGSRDERVREAALMRALGASRAQVIAVQRAEFIVVGVLAGAMAAAGALAVGAVLASRVFDFQLAPDPWLVPAGIAAGVACAGAAGWLGLRGVLRRPVLQSLRDA comes from the coding sequence TTGACTGCGGCGGGTAAAACGATGCCGGCCGGCCGCCGCTTCGGCCTCGTCGACCTGCTGCGCCAGGCGGGCCGGATGACGCTGCGCGATTGGCGTGCGGGCGAGCTGACGCTCGTCGCGCTCGCGCTCGTGCTCGCCGTCGCGGCGCTCACTAGCGTCGGTTTTCTTGCCGACAGGCTGCGCCAGGGGCTCGAGCGCGACGCGCGCCGCATGCTCGGCGCGGACTTCGTGGTGCGGGCCGATCATCCGGTCGATCCGGCGTTCGCCCTCGAAGCGCGCGCGCTCGGCCTGTCGAGCGCGACGACCGCGATCTTCCCGAGCATGGTCGGCGCGCCGAACCCGCCCGCCGCGGAATCCGGCGCGAACGGAATGCCGCCCGTGCGGCTCGCGGCCGTGAAGGCCGTATCGGCCGGCTATCCGCTGCGCGGCGCGGTCGAGATCGCGCCCGATGCGAACGCGCGCGGCCGTCCTGCCGGTTCGATTCCGGTCCCCGGCACCGTGTGGGTCGACCCGTCGCTCCTCGACGCGCTGCATCTGAAAGTCGGCGACGCGCTGCGCGTCGGCGGCCGCACGTTCACGGTCGGCGCGGCGATCACCCGCGAGCTCGATCGCGGCTTCTCATTCGTCAATTTCTCGCCGCGTGTGATGCTGCGTGCGGACGAGCTCGAGTCGACGGGGCTCACCGGCTACGGCAGCCGCGTCACGTACCGCCTCCTCGTCGCGGGCGACGACGCGGCCGTCGAGCGCTTCGCGAGCTACGCGCACGCGCGCGTCGACGGCGGCAAGCTGCGCGGCGTCGCGCTCGAATCGCTGCAGGAGGGGCAGCCGCAGGTGCGGCAGACGCTCGACCGCGCCCGCCATTTCCTCACGCTCGTCGCGCTCCTGACGGCGCTGCTCGCGGCCGTTGCAATCGCGATGTCCGCGCAGCGCTACATGCGCCGCCATCTCGACGGCTGCGCGGCGATGCGCTGCCTCGGCGCGAGCCACCGCACGCTGACGGCGCTGTTCGCGATCGAATTCGTGCTGCTCGGCGTCGTTGGCGGCGTCGCGGGCGCGGCGCTCGGCTACGTCGGCCATCTCGTGCTGCTGCGTGCGCTCGGCAGCCTGATCGACGTCGTGCTGCCGCCGCCTTCCGTGTGGCCGGCGGCGATCGGCGTCGCGACAGGGCTCGTGCTGCTGCTCGGCTTCGCGCTGCCGCCGCTCGCGCCGTTGACGCGCGTGCCGCCCGTGCGCGTGCTGCGCCGCGAGTGGGGCGACGCGGGCCGCGTCGCGTGGGTGGGCTATGCAGCGGGCGTCGCGCTCTTCGCGGCGCTGCTCATTGCCGCGGCGGGCAACCCGGCGCTCGGCCTCATCGTCGCGGGCGGCTTCGCGGGCAGCCTCGTGCTGTTCGCGCTCGTCGCGCGGCTCGCACTCTTCGCGGCTGCGCGGCTCGTGCGCGACGGCCGCGTCGCGGCAGGGCTCGGCTGGCGCTACGCGCTCGCATCGCTCGACCGGCGCGGCGCCGCGAGCGCGCTGCAGATCACCGCGCTCGCGCTCGGCCTGATGTGCCTGCTCCTCATCGCGATCACCCGCAACGATCTCGTCGCCGGCTGGCGGCAGTCGACGCCGCCCGACGCGCCGAACCAGTTCCTGATCGACATCCAGCCCGACCAGCGCGACGACGTCGTCCGCTATCTCGCGGCGAACGGCATCGCGAATCCGGCGCTGTCGCCGATGGTGCGCGGGCGGCTGCTGTCGGTGAACGGCAAGCCGGTGAATCCGGACGACTACAAGAGCGACGATGCGCGTCGCCTTGTCGATCGCGAATTCAACCTGTCGTACACGACGCAGTTGCCGGGCGACAACCGGGTCGTCGCGGGCGACTGGTTCGGCGCGGCCGACGCGCCGCAGATCTCGATCGAGGCGGGGCTCGCGAAGACGCTCGGCGTGAAGCTCGGCGACACGCTGCGCTTCGACGTGACGGGCCTGACCGTCGATGCGCCCGTGACGAGCGTGCGCAAGCTCGATTGGGGCACGTTCCGTGTGAACTTCTTCGTGCTGATGCCGCCCCCTGCGCTGCGCGATTTTCCGGCGACCTACATCACGAGCTTCCATTTGCCTTTCGCCCGGCAGCGCGTGCTTGACGGCCTGATCGCGCAGTATCCGAACCTGACGGCGATCGACGTCGCGCCGATCCTCGCACAGCTCGAACGCGTGCTGCTGCAGGTGATCGGCGCGGTGCAGTTCCTGTTCGGGTTCACGCTCGCGGCGGGCGTCCTCGTGCTGTACACGGCGCTCGCGGGCTCGCGCGACGAGCGCGTGCGCGAGGCCGCGCTGATGCGCGCGCTCGGCGCGTCGCGCGCGCAGGTGATCGCTGTGCAGCGCGCGGAGTTCATCGTCGTCGGCGTGCTCGCGGGCGCGATGGCGGCGGCGGGCGCGCTCGCGGTCGGCGCGGTGCTCGCGTCGCGCGTGTTCGATTTCCAGCTCGCGCCCGACCCGTGGCTCGTGCCGGCCGGCATCGCGGCGGGCGTCGCATGCGCGGGCGCGGCGGGGTGGCTCGGCCTGCGCGGCGTGCTGCGCCGCCCGGTGCTGCAATCGCTGCGCGATGCATGA
- a CDS encoding DUF4126 domain-containing protein, whose amino-acid sequence MVEAISLGAGLAWASGLRLYLTVLIAGVFARLGLIHLPDTLAVLTSPWVIGAAAALAVAEFLADKIPAFDSLWDAVHTFIRIPAGAVLAAGALGHADPTLLAIAGLAGGTLAGSAHIAKAGTRALINLSPEPISNWIASTTEDGLAVGGLALAFFVPLVFIALMIGFLAFSAWALPRLWRGVSGGFRGMANHMVSRLNSIGSKRD is encoded by the coding sequence ATGGTCGAAGCCATTTCGCTCGGCGCGGGGCTCGCGTGGGCGAGCGGCCTGCGCCTCTATCTCACCGTGCTGATCGCGGGCGTGTTCGCGCGCCTCGGTCTCATTCATCTGCCCGATACGCTCGCGGTGCTGACGTCGCCATGGGTGATCGGCGCGGCCGCCGCGCTCGCCGTCGCCGAATTTCTCGCCGACAAGATCCCCGCGTTCGACTCGCTGTGGGACGCGGTCCACACGTTCATCCGGATTCCCGCGGGCGCCGTGCTCGCGGCGGGCGCGCTCGGCCACGCCGATCCGACGCTCCTCGCGATCGCGGGCCTCGCGGGCGGCACGCTCGCCGGCTCCGCGCACATCGCGAAGGCGGGCACGCGCGCGCTCATCAACCTGTCGCCGGAACCGATCTCGAACTGGATCGCGTCGACGACCGAAGACGGGCTCGCGGTCGGCGGGCTCGCGCTCGCATTCTTCGTGCCGCTCGTGTTCATCGCGCTGATGATCGGCTTTCTCGCGTTTTCCGCGTGGGCGCTGCCGCGGCTGTGGCGCGGCGTGTCGGGCGGCTTTCGCGGGATGGCGAACCACATGGTGTCGAGGCTGAATTCGATCGGGAGCAAGCGCGATTGA
- the sugE gene encoding quaternary ammonium compound efflux SMR transporter SugE codes for MPWLWLLVAGLLEVAWAAGLKSSAGFTRLGPSIFTIVTALGSFGLLAVAMRELPLGTAYAVWTGIGAVGAFIFGIVMLGEALTLARIASASLIVAGLVGLKLSSAG; via the coding sequence ATGCCTTGGCTGTGGCTTCTCGTCGCCGGTCTGCTCGAAGTTGCGTGGGCGGCCGGTCTCAAATCGTCCGCGGGCTTCACGCGTCTCGGTCCCTCCATTTTCACGATCGTCACCGCGCTCGGCAGCTTCGGGCTCCTCGCCGTCGCGATGCGCGAGCTGCCGCTCGGCACCGCGTACGCGGTCTGGACGGGCATCGGCGCGGTCGGCGCGTTCATTTTCGGAATCGTGATGCTCGGCGAGGCGCTGACGCTCGCACGCATCGCGAGCGCGTCGCTGATCGTCGCCGGGCTCGTCGGCCTGAAACTGTCGTCGGCCGGCTGA
- a CDS encoding DUF333 domain-containing protein, whose amino-acid sequence MLVRLLCGCALGIGAAAALAQPLPPNRSAALANPASVNCEKLGGKVVIHDGPRGQFGICVFKDGRECDEWALYRDDRCVQLDAHGWPIAQHGRKPESK is encoded by the coding sequence ATGCTCGTCCGTCTACTGTGCGGTTGTGCATTGGGCATCGGCGCTGCGGCGGCGCTTGCGCAGCCGCTGCCGCCGAATCGGTCGGCCGCGCTCGCCAATCCGGCGTCGGTGAATTGCGAAAAGCTCGGCGGCAAGGTGGTGATCCACGACGGCCCGCGCGGTCAGTTCGGGATCTGCGTGTTCAAGGACGGGCGCGAATGCGACGAATGGGCGCTCTACCGCGACGACCGCTGCGTGCAGCTCGACGCGCACGGCTGGCCGATCGCGCAGCACGGCCGGAAGCCCGAGTCGAAGTGA
- the kdpE gene encoding two-component system response regulator KdpE — protein MSEPTVTVVLIEDEKQIRRFVRSALEEEGIAVFDAETGRQGLIEAATRKPDLAIVDLGLPDGDGLDVIRELRGWSEMPVIVLSARTHEEEKVAALDAGADDYLTKPFGVSELLARIRAHLRRRNQGGVAESPLVKFGDVSVDLALRRVWRGGEVVHLTPLEYRLLATLVRHAGRVLTHRQLLRDVWGPTHVESHHYLRIYMAHLRQKLEADPAQPQHIVTETGVGYRLVGAG, from the coding sequence ATGAGTGAACCGACCGTCACCGTCGTCCTGATCGAAGACGAAAAACAAATCCGCCGTTTCGTGCGCAGCGCGCTCGAGGAAGAGGGGATCGCCGTGTTCGACGCCGAAACGGGCCGCCAGGGCCTGATCGAAGCCGCGACGCGCAAGCCCGATCTCGCGATCGTCGATCTCGGCCTGCCGGACGGCGACGGCCTCGACGTGATCCGCGAGCTGCGCGGCTGGTCCGAGATGCCGGTGATCGTGCTGTCGGCGCGCACGCACGAGGAAGAGAAGGTGGCCGCGCTCGACGCGGGCGCCGACGACTACCTGACGAAGCCGTTCGGCGTGTCCGAGCTGCTCGCGCGGATTCGCGCGCATCTGCGGCGGCGCAATCAGGGCGGCGTGGCCGAGTCGCCGCTCGTGAAGTTCGGCGACGTGTCCGTCGACCTCGCGCTGCGGCGCGTGTGGCGCGGCGGCGAGGTCGTCCATCTGACGCCGCTCGAGTATCGGCTGCTCGCGACGCTCGTGCGGCACGCGGGCCGCGTGCTCACGCACCGGCAGTTGCTGCGCGACGTCTGGGGGCCGACGCACGTCGAGAGCCACCACTACCTGCGGATCTACATGGCGCACCTGCGGCAGAAGCTCGAGGCCGATCCCGCGCAGCCGCAGCACATCGTCACCGAGACGGGCGTCGGGTACCGGCTCGTCGGCGCGGGTTGA
- a CDS encoding DUF4118 domain-containing protein: MNRPDPDQLLDKIQREEEKQQRGKLKVFFGASAGVGKTYAMLLAARARKQEGVDVVVGIVETHGRSETASLLDGLDVLPLAQIEYRGRTLGEFNLDAALARRPQLVLVDELAHSNVPGARHLKRWQDVYELLDAGIDVYTTVNVQHLESLNDVVGAITGIRVWETVPDRVFDVADEVTLVDLPAEELLSRLREGKVYLAQQAERAVRNFFRKGNLIALRELALRRTADRVDAQMREYRADRSIQRIWQARERLLVCVGPGPEAPTLVRAAARLAASLKADWLAVYVETPRLARLPGAVRQRTLNALKLAAELGAETATLTGADAVAALIGYAQVRNVSKIVAGGSSKSGFLRRFSRPFGEQLAERSGDVDLMLIRASASEDARTPLDPGARAWRDAFSSVVDGRSPPRNYGYAAAICALITVVANLLHSQLDLTNLVMLYLLGVVFSAVRLGRGPGVVQSFLSVAAFDFFFVPPRMSFSVSDTQYLLTFFGMLLTSLVISHLTSSLTRGAYIARRRERRTSAMYAMARELAAALTAEQIVEIGSRHVSEVFRARVAILLPDSGDKVQQKIENPDETVTITGAALDIDVGQWVYDQQKPAGHGTDTLPAAAALYLPLKAPMRTRGVLAVVTKDSRELEVPEQQRMLDAFAAQIALALERVHYVDIARDALVNMESERLRNSLLSAISHDLRTPLTAIVGLSSMLANARGAMRNDGGDGPPAREDELVEAIHDEALRMTGIVTNLLDMARLQAGSLQLKRQWSLLEETVGAALAACKRVLARHPARVRLPADLPLLQMDAVLMERLFANLFENAAKYTPLDTPIEIGAERIIDDSRPFVRVFVDDHGPGLPAGMETRIFEKFTRGEKESATPGIGLGLAICRAIVDAHGGKIGALNRVGSGGKVEGARFWFTLPVETPPPEPGVVDEEADAEANEGAGAGNAALGGAIGESAAGPRAPGGFAADERVADERGRGGERAAGTPASAPAGERARSASAAPAPQRDDGASAPVSNEHPPAHE, encoded by the coding sequence ATGAACCGTCCCGATCCTGACCAGCTTCTCGACAAGATTCAACGGGAAGAGGAAAAGCAGCAGCGCGGCAAGCTGAAGGTTTTCTTCGGCGCGTCGGCGGGCGTCGGCAAGACCTACGCGATGCTGCTGGCTGCGCGCGCGCGCAAGCAGGAAGGCGTCGACGTCGTCGTCGGCATCGTCGAGACGCACGGCCGCAGCGAAACGGCGTCGCTCCTCGACGGGCTCGACGTGCTGCCGCTCGCGCAGATCGAATACCGTGGCCGCACGCTCGGCGAGTTCAATCTCGACGCGGCGCTCGCGCGCCGCCCGCAGCTCGTCCTCGTCGACGAGCTCGCGCACTCGAACGTGCCGGGCGCGCGGCACCTGAAGCGCTGGCAGGACGTGTACGAGCTGCTCGACGCGGGCATCGACGTCTACACGACCGTCAACGTCCAGCATCTCGAGAGCCTGAACGACGTGGTCGGCGCGATCACGGGCATCCGCGTGTGGGAAACCGTGCCCGATCGCGTGTTCGACGTCGCCGACGAAGTCACGCTCGTCGACCTGCCGGCCGAGGAGCTGCTGAGCCGGCTGCGCGAAGGCAAGGTCTATTTGGCGCAGCAGGCCGAGCGGGCGGTGCGCAACTTCTTCCGCAAGGGCAACCTGATCGCGTTGCGCGAGCTCGCGCTGCGCCGCACGGCCGACCGCGTCGACGCGCAGATGCGCGAGTATCGCGCGGACCGCTCGATCCAGCGGATCTGGCAGGCGCGCGAACGCCTGCTCGTGTGCGTCGGCCCCGGCCCCGAGGCGCCGACGCTCGTGCGGGCGGCCGCGCGCCTCGCCGCGAGCCTGAAGGCCGACTGGCTCGCCGTGTACGTCGAGACGCCGCGGCTCGCGCGGCTGCCGGGCGCGGTCAGGCAGCGCACGCTCAACGCATTGAAGCTCGCGGCCGAGCTCGGCGCCGAGACGGCGACGCTGACGGGCGCGGACGCGGTCGCCGCGCTGATCGGCTATGCACAGGTGCGCAACGTGTCGAAGATCGTCGCGGGCGGCTCGTCGAAGAGCGGCTTCCTGCGCCGCTTCTCGCGGCCGTTCGGCGAGCAGCTCGCGGAGCGCTCGGGCGACGTCGACCTGATGCTGATCCGCGCGTCGGCGAGCGAAGACGCGCGCACGCCGCTCGATCCGGGCGCGCGCGCGTGGCGCGACGCGTTCTCGAGCGTCGTCGACGGCCGCTCGCCGCCGCGCAACTACGGCTATGCGGCGGCGATCTGCGCGCTCATCACGGTCGTCGCGAACCTGCTGCACAGCCAGCTCGACCTGACCAACCTCGTGATGCTGTACCTGCTCGGCGTCGTGTTCTCGGCGGTGCGCCTCGGGCGCGGGCCGGGCGTCGTGCAGTCGTTCCTGTCGGTCGCCGCGTTCGATTTCTTCTTCGTGCCGCCACGGATGTCGTTCTCCGTGTCGGATACGCAGTATCTGCTGACTTTTTTCGGAATGCTGCTCACGTCGCTCGTGATCAGCCATCTGACGTCGAGCCTCACGCGCGGCGCGTATATCGCGCGCCGCCGCGAGCGGCGCACGAGCGCGATGTACGCAATGGCGCGCGAGCTCGCGGCGGCGCTGACGGCCGAGCAGATCGTCGAGATCGGCAGCCGGCACGTGTCCGAGGTGTTCCGCGCGCGCGTCGCGATCCTCTTGCCCGACAGCGGCGACAAGGTCCAGCAGAAGATCGAGAATCCCGACGAGACGGTGACGATCACGGGCGCGGCGCTCGACATCGACGTCGGCCAATGGGTGTACGACCAGCAGAAGCCGGCGGGCCACGGCACCGATACGCTGCCCGCCGCCGCCGCGCTCTATCTGCCGCTGAAGGCGCCGATGCGCACGCGCGGCGTGCTCGCCGTCGTCACGAAGGATTCGCGCGAGCTCGAAGTGCCCGAGCAGCAGCGGATGCTCGACGCGTTCGCCGCGCAGATCGCGCTCGCGCTCGAGCGCGTCCATTACGTCGACATCGCGCGCGACGCGCTCGTCAACATGGAGTCCGAGCGGCTGCGCAACTCGCTGCTGTCGGCGATCTCGCACGATCTGCGCACGCCGCTCACGGCGATCGTCGGGCTGTCGTCGATGCTCGCGAACGCGCGCGGCGCGATGCGCAACGATGGCGGCGACGGCCCGCCCGCGCGCGAGGACGAGCTCGTCGAGGCGATTCACGACGAGGCGCTGCGGATGACGGGAATCGTCACGAACCTGCTCGACATGGCGCGGCTGCAGGCGGGCAGCCTGCAGCTCAAGCGCCAGTGGTCGCTGCTCGAGGAGACGGTCGGCGCGGCGCTCGCCGCGTGCAAGCGCGTGCTCGCGCGCCATCCGGCGCGGGTGCGGCTGCCCGCCGACCTGCCGCTGCTGCAGATGGACGCGGTGCTGATGGAGCGGCTCTTCGCGAACCTGTTCGAGAACGCGGCGAAGTACACGCCGCTCGATACGCCGATCGAGATCGGCGCGGAGCGGATCATCGACGACAGCCGGCCGTTCGTGCGCGTGTTCGTCGACGATCACGGCCCGGGGCTGCCGGCCGGTATGGAGACGCGGATCTTCGAGAAATTCACGCGCGGCGAGAAGGAATCGGCGACGCCCGGCATCGGCCTCGGGCTGGCGATCTGTCGCGCGATCGTCGACGCGCACGGCGGTAAAATCGGCGCGCTCAACCGGGTCGGGTCCGGCGGCAAGGTCGAGGGTGCGCGCTTCTGGTTCACGCTGCCGGTCGAGACGCCGCCGCCCGAGCCCGGCGTCGTCGACGAGGAAGCGGACGCCGAAGCGAATGAAGGCGCTGGCGCAGGCAACGCCGCGCTCGGCGGCGCGATTGGCGAATCCGCCGCCGGGCCGCGCGCGCCGGGCGGTTTCGCGGCCGACGAGCGCGTCGCCGATGAACGCGGACGCGGCGGCGAACGCGCTGCCGGAACGCCTGCCTCCGCTCCCGCCGGCGAGCGCGCCCGATCCGCTTCGGCGGCGCCCGCGCCACAACGTGACGACGGCGCGTCGGCGCCCGTATCCAACGAACATCCGCCTGCCCATGAGTGA
- the kdpC gene encoding potassium-transporting ATPase subunit KdpC encodes MKSLFRPLIVVFVVLVAVTGLAYPAVMTVFGQAVFPSQANGSLIEKDGLVVGSALIGQQFDAPQYFWGRLSATSPMPYNATNSGGSNLGPLNPSLKDQVKGRLDALKAAGTDLSKPVPVDLVTASASGLDPEISPAAADYQVARVAQARKMAEDAVRRLVADNTAGRQFGVLGEPRVNVLKLNLALDAAQAAH; translated from the coding sequence ATGAAATCACTGTTTCGTCCGCTCATCGTCGTGTTCGTCGTGCTGGTCGCCGTGACGGGGCTCGCGTATCCGGCCGTGATGACGGTCTTCGGCCAGGCCGTGTTCCCGTCGCAGGCGAACGGCAGCCTCATCGAGAAGGACGGCTTGGTCGTCGGCTCCGCGCTGATCGGCCAGCAGTTCGATGCGCCGCAGTACTTTTGGGGCCGCCTGTCCGCGACGAGCCCGATGCCGTACAACGCGACCAACTCGGGCGGTTCGAATCTCGGGCCGCTCAATCCGTCGCTCAAGGACCAGGTGAAAGGACGGCTCGACGCGCTGAAGGCGGCGGGCACCGATCTGTCGAAGCCCGTGCCCGTCGATCTCGTGACGGCGTCGGCGAGCGGCCTCGATCCGGAAATCAGCCCGGCCGCGGCCGACTACCAGGTCGCACGCGTCGCGCAAGCGCGCAAGATGGCGGAAGACGCGGTGCGGCGGCTCGTCGCGGACAATACGGCAGGCCGGCAGTTCGGCGTGCTCGGCGAGCCGCGCGTGAACGTGCTGAAGCTGAACCTCGCGCTCGATGCCGCGCAGGCCGCGCATTGA